From a single Anaerolineae bacterium genomic region:
- a CDS encoding M67 family metallopeptidase — protein sequence MDLVTPERGLLLRREDYQAMADHVAREAPIEACGLVAGQGRRSCGVFPVPNLLQSPTRFRMEPEAQWRAMKTMLDQGLDILAIYHSHPSGPPRPSAVDEREMAYPNAVYLIWAPLGAVWICRAFRWTSQGFTEAPLHVA from the coding sequence ATGGACCTGGTAACCCCTGAGCGAGGGCTTTTGCTCCGCCGAGAAGATTATCAGGCCATGGCCGACCATGTGGCCCGGGAGGCGCCCATCGAGGCCTGTGGCCTGGTGGCCGGCCAGGGGCGACGGAGTTGCGGCGTCTTTCCCGTGCCCAACCTGTTGCAAAGCCCCACGCGATTTCGCATGGAGCCGGAAGCCCAATGGCGGGCGATGAAGACCATGCTGGACCAAGGACTAGACATCCTGGCCATTTACCATAGCCACCCGTCAGGGCCACCGCGTCCTTCGGCGGTGGACGAACGGGAAATGGCCTACCCCAACGCTGTCTATCTCATCTGGGCTCCACTGGGGGCGGTCTGGATCTGTCGGGCTTTCCGCTGGACCTCTCAGGGCTTTACCGAGGCCCCTTTGCATGTGGCGTAA
- a CDS encoding glycosyltransferase family 4 protein — protein sequence MRIGMLVDMYKPHLSGVTNHVALLKRTLEDMGHETFIFTFGEARQEDEPGVVRSPGVPLEMFVEGMHLSLTYSKEAQQVLRTMDVVHAHHPFISARLGLRYARPHGIPVVFTNHTRYDLYLQAYLPILPDGVGELMLKAYLPSLSRAVDLVVAPSKGVYQLLERIGVEMSRVALVPNGVDLRRFESPPEPLPREALGLTEEQVVVMYVGRLGPEKNLVFLLRAFRGVAMVYPQAHLVLVGDGPIREDLVAQTRELGLAGRVTFVGQKPYEEVPRYLAAADLFATASVTEVHPLSVIEAMAAGLPVVGVHSPGVGDTVESGVTGLLTEDEVTAFAVALGALVGNADLRRRMGQAARQASWRYDVRHTTRKLVAHYRHLVDQARRDPEAWQAQSTKRWRDFLERWREFTE from the coding sequence ATGCGCATCGGCATGCTGGTGGATATGTACAAGCCCCACCTCAGCGGCGTGACCAATCATGTGGCCCTGCTCAAGCGTACTCTGGAAGATATGGGGCACGAGACTTTCATCTTCACCTTCGGCGAGGCGCGCCAGGAGGACGAACCGGGGGTGGTCCGCTCGCCTGGGGTGCCGTTGGAGATGTTCGTCGAGGGCATGCATCTCAGTCTCACCTATTCCAAAGAGGCCCAACAGGTGCTGCGCACCATGGATGTCGTGCATGCGCATCATCCTTTCATCAGCGCCCGCCTGGGCCTACGATACGCCCGCCCGCATGGGATCCCGGTGGTGTTCACCAATCACACCCGCTACGACCTGTACTTGCAGGCCTACCTGCCCATCCTGCCCGATGGGGTAGGGGAGTTGATGCTCAAAGCTTATCTGCCTTCCCTGAGCCGGGCGGTGGATCTGGTGGTGGCGCCATCGAAAGGGGTGTATCAACTGCTGGAACGCATCGGGGTAGAGATGAGCCGGGTGGCTCTGGTGCCCAACGGCGTGGACCTGCGGCGCTTTGAGTCCCCCCCTGAACCCCTCCCCCGGGAGGCGCTCGGCCTGACCGAGGAGCAGGTGGTGGTGATGTATGTCGGCCGCCTGGGCCCGGAGAAGAACCTGGTCTTCCTGCTGCGCGCCTTTCGGGGCGTGGCCATGGTTTACCCCCAGGCCCACCTGGTGCTGGTGGGCGACGGCCCTATCCGGGAAGACCTGGTGGCCCAGACCCGCGAACTGGGGCTGGCCGGGCGGGTGACTTTTGTGGGGCAGAAGCCCTACGAAGAGGTGCCTCGCTATCTGGCCGCGGCCGACCTGTTCGCCACCGCCTCGGTGACCGAGGTGCATCCGCTCTCGGTGATCGAGGCTATGGCGGCTGGGTTGCCCGTGGTGGGGGTCCACTCCCCAGGCGTGGGGGACACCGTGGAATCAGGCGTTACCGGCCTGCTCACCGAGGACGAGGTCACCGCTTTTGCCGTGGCGCTGGGCGCCCTGGTGGGCAACGCTGACCTGCGTCGCCGCATGGGGCAGGCGGCCCGGCAGGCTTCCTGGCGCTACGATGTGCGCCACACCACCCGGAAACTGGTCGCACACTACCGGCACCTGGTCGATCAGGCCCGGCGGGACCCGGAGGCCTGGCAGGCGCAGAGCACCAAACGGTGGCGCGACTTTCTGGAACGCTGGCGGGAATTCACCGAATGA
- a CDS encoding YraN family protein, which translates to MNRLQRRGRWGEKVAARYLAARGYRILARNVRTPYGELDLIAQQGDEVVFVEVKTRTSLAFGWPEEGVTGRKLRHLAAAAQAWLGDHPNVGAVWRVDVIAVLVQPGRETVQIRHYEDVLGL; encoded by the coding sequence ATGAACCGGCTGCAGCGTCGGGGGCGGTGGGGCGAAAAGGTGGCCGCGCGCTATCTGGCGGCGCGGGGTTACCGCATCCTGGCCCGTAATGTACGTACCCCCTACGGCGAACTGGACCTCATCGCTCAACAGGGCGACGAGGTAGTTTTCGTCGAGGTGAAGACGCGCACCTCTCTGGCCTTCGGTTGGCCGGAGGAGGGTGTCACCGGGCGCAAGTTGCGGCATCTGGCCGCCGCGGCCCAGGCCTGGCTGGGCGACCATCCCAATGTGGGCGCGGTCTGGCGGGTGGATGTAATCGCCGTGTTGGTGCAGCCCGGGCGCGAGACTGTGCAAATTCGACATTACGAGGATGTGCTTGGCTTATGA
- a CDS encoding pilus assembly protein, translating into MTDRVEFALFLVFLLMLIGGVLDVGRALAYYAVLNDAVQEGAAYGAVFPYDTQGVQARALENAGGFLDPDVVHLEIRFIGRDCAGDGIEVRATMEVPMLFPLTSMLIPGGKIPITAATTQTIVHPPCPW; encoded by the coding sequence ATGACGGACCGGGTCGAATTCGCCCTGTTTCTGGTCTTTCTGCTCATGTTGATCGGCGGCGTGTTGGATGTGGGTCGCGCCCTGGCCTATTACGCCGTGCTCAACGACGCCGTTCAGGAAGGAGCCGCCTACGGCGCGGTTTTCCCTTACGACACGCAAGGGGTTCAGGCACGCGCCTTGGAGAATGCGGGCGGTTTTTTGGACCCGGATGTTGTTCATCTGGAGATCCGGTTCATTGGCCGGGACTGCGCGGGCGACGGCATTGAGGTGCGGGCGACGATGGAGGTGCCCATGTTGTTCCCTTTGACCTCCATGCTTATCCCGGGCGGCAAAATCCCCATCACGGCGGCGACCACCCAGACGATTGTGCATCCACCCTGTCCTTGGTGA
- a CDS encoding glycerol-3-phosphate acyltransferase, translated as MQPYLEAIGLLFVAYLLGSIPFGYVIVKVTRGEDVRRIQSGRTGGTNTMRAAGFWAGLITAILDITKGALSVWLARAVFPGNPWMHILAPVMVIIGHNYSLVLAERGEEGKLRFFGGAGGTPCVGGSVGLWPPMLFILPPLGALVLFGIGYASVATMSMAFLSTVIFAYRAYLGLSPWPYAVYGLLSLALIMWALRPNIRRLLNGTERLVGWRAKRRQQRSE; from the coding sequence ATGCAACCCTACCTTGAGGCCATAGGATTGCTTTTCGTCGCCTACCTGTTAGGCTCCATTCCTTTTGGCTATGTCATCGTCAAAGTCACTCGTGGCGAGGATGTGCGGCGCATCCAGAGCGGGCGCACCGGCGGCACTAACACGATGCGCGCAGCGGGTTTTTGGGCAGGCTTGATCACCGCTATCTTGGACATCACCAAAGGTGCGCTGTCGGTCTGGCTTGCACGGGCCGTCTTCCCCGGGAATCCATGGATGCACATTCTGGCGCCGGTGATGGTCATCATCGGGCACAACTATTCCCTGGTTCTGGCCGAACGGGGCGAAGAAGGGAAACTGCGCTTTTTCGGCGGAGCCGGTGGTACCCCCTGCGTAGGCGGCTCGGTGGGGCTTTGGCCCCCCATGCTGTTCATCCTGCCCCCCTTGGGGGCGTTGGTGCTTTTCGGCATCGGCTATGCATCGGTGGCCACAATGAGCATGGCTTTCCTCTCAACGGTCATCTTTGCTTATCGGGCCTACCTGGGGCTCTCCCCCTGGCCCTATGCCGTTTACGGGTTGCTCTCCCTGGCCCTGATCATGTGGGCTTTGCGCCCAAACATCCGTCGTCTGCTCAACGGCACCGAACGCCTGGTCGGCTGGCGTGCAAAACGGCGCCAGCAGCGGAGCGAATGA